One region of Quercus lobata isolate SW786 chromosome 2, ValleyOak3.0 Primary Assembly, whole genome shotgun sequence genomic DNA includes:
- the LOC115976231 gene encoding phosphatidylinositol 4-kinase gamma 5-like gives MFPDLNPVHRPMALGPLGGEYHVNERMERKSSGKRRVFVQTETGCVLGMELDRSDNAHTVKRKLQLALNVPIEESSLICGDTVLKNDLSVVRNDSPLLLTRNFLHRSSSTPCFSPTGRDLQQRDQSGPIEILGCSNQSPRTKDLVKDIAKAIKSGIDPIPVCSGLGGAYYFRNFLGENVAIVKPTDEEPYAPNNPKGFVGKTLGQPGLKRTVRVGETGFREVAAYLLDHDHFANVPSTALVKITHPVFNVNDGVNGYIHQNRNQVSKIASLQQFIPHDFDASDHGTSSFPVTAVHRIGILDIRILNTDRHAGNLLVRKLDGVGRFGQVELVPIDHGLCLPESLEDPYFEWIHWPQASISFSEDELQYIDHLDPFWDSDMLRMELPMIREACLRVLVLCTIFLKEAAAFGLCLAEIGGMMSREFRGHDEEPSELELICIDARTLLVEREISTSEVKEGDKDEFQFDLDCEEEVLELTSNGEEEPTVETAFHFGPKVRNGHNLLYKLDERVEEEEEVAEDTEGDELPLRGDEHAGLVPDRNLNVSKLSLSMKNISVAEKSWRHPGASQKCGYLVGTSSGNRSAYEQFPVSSRFVKLADMSEEEWRQFLEYFQKLLRPAFESHKSGSVGQRQRRRLGTSCQF, from the coding sequence ATGTTCCCTGATTTGAACCCTGTACATAGACCGATGGCACTAGGACCTCTTGGTGGTGAGTATCATGTTAATGAGAGAATGGAAAGAAAATCTTCTGGGAAGAGACGTGTGTTTGTGCAGACAGAAACCGGCTGTGTTCTGGGTATGGAGTTGGACAGGAGTGACAATGCCCACACAGTGAAGAGGAAGTTACAGCTTGCCCTTAATGTCCCAATTGAGGAAAGTTCATTGATATGTGGTGATACAGTGTTGAAGAATGATCTCAGTGTTGTTAGAAATGATTCTCCACTTCTTCTCACCAGGAACTTCTTGCACAGAAGCTCGTCTACCCCATGTTTCTCGCCCACTGGGAGGGATCTTCAGCAGAGGGATCAAAGTGGCCCAATTGAGATATTGGGGTGCTCAAATCAATCTCCTAGAACGAAAGATCTGGTCAAGGACATTGCAAAGGCAATAAAGAGTGGCATTGATCCAATTCCTGTTTGTAGTGGGCTTGGAGGTGcttattattttagaaatttccTTGGTGAAAATGTTGCTATTGTGAAACCAACAGATGAGGAACCTTATGCCCCTAACAACCCAAAAGGTTTTGTAGGCAAAACTCTTGGGCAACCAGGCCTGAAACGTACAGTGCGGGTAGGGGAGACAGGATTTAGGGAAGTTGCAGCCTACCTTCTTGACCATGATCATTTTGCCAATGTGCCCTCTACTGCTCTTGTGAAGATCACACATCCAGTTTTTAATGTCAATGATGGGGTAAATGGTTATATTCATCAAAACAGGAATCAGGTCAGCAAGATTGCATCACTGCAGCAGTTTATTCCTCATGACTTCGATGCTAGTGATCATGGTACATCTAGTTTCCCTGTTACTGCTGTGCATAGGATTGGGATTTTAGATATCCGGATTTTAAACACAGATAGGCATGCAGGAAACCTTTTGGTTAGGAAGCTTGATGGGGTGGGGAGATTCGGTCAGGTGGAGCTTGTTCCCATTGATCATGGCCTTTGCCTACCCGAAAGCTTGGAGGACCCCTACTTTGAGTGGATCCATTGGCCCCAGGCATCAATATCTTTCTCAGAGGATGAGCTTCAGTATATAGATCATCTTGACCCATTTTGGGATTCTGATATGCTTAGAATGGAGCTGCCCATGATTCGAGAAGCATGTCTTAGGGTCTTGGTTCTATGCACAATTTTCCTCAAGGAAGCAGCAGCTTTTGGTCTTTGTCTTGCTGAAATTGGTGGGATGATGAGTAGGGAGTTTCGGGGCCATGACGAGGAGCCAAGTGAGCTTGAGCTTATATGTATAGATGCAAGGACATTGTTAGTGGAGAGGGAGATATCAACTTCTGAGGTGAAAGAAGGAGACAAGGATGAGTTTCAATTTGACTTAGATTGTGAGGAAGAGGTGTTGGAATTAACTTCAAATGGGGAAGAGGAACCGACTGTTGAAACAGCTTTTCATTTTGGACCAAAAGTTAGGAATGGCCATAATCTACTTTATAAGCTAGACGAGAGAgttgaggaggaggaggaggtggcGGAAGATACAGAAGGGGATGAATTACCTCTAAGAGGAGATGAACACGCTGGCCTTGTGCCGGACAGGAATTTAAATGTTTCAAAGCTGTCCTTGTCAATGAAAAATATCAGCGTTGCTGAGAAGAGTTGGCGACACCCAGGTGCATCTCAGAAGTGTGGGTATTTAGTTGGTACATCATCTGGAAACAGGAGTGCGTATGAGCAGTTTCCTGTGAGTAGCAGGTTTGTAAAGCTGGCAGATATGAGTGAAGAGGAGTGGAGGCAGTTTCTTGAGTATTTCCAGAAGTTGCTGCGCCCAGCTTTTGAGAGTCATAAATCAGGAAGTGTAGGTCAGAGGCAGAGACGGAGGCTTGGGACTTCTTGCCAGTTTTGA